The Oncorhynchus masou masou isolate Uvic2021 unplaced genomic scaffold, UVic_Omas_1.1 unplaced_scaffold_13___fragment_4___debris, whole genome shotgun sequence genome includes a window with the following:
- the LOC135539033 gene encoding uncharacterized protein LOC135539033, producing CPGGQAPVTRWVDRATLLRALRLRAVQFPYQAGVRDGLGADDQSVLGTEAVLGTDEQAVLGAEAVLGTEQAVLGAEAVLGTDEQAVLGTDEQAVLGAEAVLRTDEQAVLGTDEQAVLGAEAAVLGAEAVLGSDEQAVLGSDEQAVLGSDEQAVLGTDEQAVLGTDEQAVLGAEAVLGSDEQAVLGSDEQAVLGSDEQAVLGTDEQAVLGTDEQAVLGAEAVLGTDEQAVLGTDEPAVLGAEAVLGTDEQAVLGTDEQAVLGAEAVLGTDEQAVLGTDEPAVLGAEAVLGTDEQAVLGTDEQAVLGAEATYERPFRAAEPKEGGLLQLLGDVTPPKHQSKPSILHTTPLPPHTLTHQPQQQHTQPPQLTHQHTHSPAWATPPSASPANPVHTEPSREPAGANRSPLSDLASSFLKPPMKRVPESPSPRSFSPSPQRPLSPDLVLPVVTDASILNLTSLSRGRGLQEASEQLFGNIKRKYGRKDPQRTLGNTHNAELPWGRMAEKDAESLIVLDERQKYRREETPELEREERESIGRTRKEEERESIGRTRKEEERESIGRTRKEEERESIGRTRKEEERESIGRTRKEEERESIGRTRKEEERESIGRTRKEEEREA from the exons gtgtcctggggggcaggcCCCGGTGACGCGTTGGGTAGACCGTGCCACCCTCttgagagccctgcggttgcgagcggtgcagtttccgtaccaggcg ggtgTGAGAGATGGGCTGGGGGCCGATGATCAGTCAGTGCTGGGGACAGAGGCAGTGCTGGggactgatgaacaggcagtgctgggggcagaggcagtgctggggactgaacaggcagtgctgggggcagaggcagtgctggggactgatgaacaggcagtgctggggactgatgaacaggcagtgctgggggCAGAGGCAGTGCTGAggactgatgaacaggcagtgctggggactgatgaacaggcagtgctgggggcagaggca gcagtgctgggggCAGAGGCAGTGCTGGGgtctgatgaacaggcagtgctggggtctgatgaacaggcagtgctggggtctgatgaacaggcagtgctggggactgatgaacaggcagtgctggggactgatgaacaggcagtgctgggggCAGAGGCAGTGCTGGGgtctgatgaacaggcagtgctggggtctgatgaacaggcagtgctggggtctgatgaacaggcagtgctggggactgatgaacaggcagtgctggggactgatgaacaggcagtgctgggggCAGAGGCAGTGTTGGggactgatgaacaggcagtgctggggactgATGAACCGGCAGTGCTGGGGGCAGAGGCAGTGCTGGggactgatgaacaggcagtgctggggactgatgaacaggcagtgctgggggcagaggcagtgctggggactgatgaacaggcagtgctggggactgATGAACCGGCAGTGCTGGGGGCAGAGGCAGTGCTGGggactgatgaacaggcagtgctggggactgatgaacaggcagtgctgggggcagaggca ACCTATGAGAGACCCTTCAGGGCAGCAGAACCTAAAGAGGGGGGGCTACTGCAACTACTTGGGGATGTCACCCCCCCGAAACACCAGTCCAAGCCCTCTAtcctacacaccacaccactgcccccacacacactcacacaccaaccccaacagcaacacacacagccaccacAACTCACTCACCAACATACACACAGTCCAGCCTGGGCCACGCCTCCCTCTGCATCCCCAGCCAATCCAGTGCATACTGAGCCCAGCAGAGAACCAGCGGGAGCCAATAGGAGCCCTCTCTCTGATCTGGCCAGTTCCTTCCTCAAACCTCCAATGAAGAGAGTCCCAGAAAGCCCCTCCCCTCGCTCTTTCAGCCCCTCTCCCCAGCGACCCCTGAGCCCTGATCTCGTGTTGCCCGTAGTAACGGACGCCAGCATTCTGAacctgacctctctctccagaggaCGGGGCTTACAGGAGGCCAGTGAGCAGCTGTTTGGAAACATCAAGAGGAAGTACGGCAGGAAGGACCCCCAGAGGACTCTGGGTAATACCCACAATGCTGAGTTGCCATGGGGGAGGATGGCAGAGAAAGATGCGGAAAGTCTGATAGTTCTGGATGAAAGACAGAAGTACAGGAGGGAGGAGACCCCTgagctggagagagaagagagggagagcataGGCAGGacaagaaaggaggaggagagggagagcataGGGAGGacaagaaaggaggaggagagggagagcataGGGAGGacaagaaaggaggaggagagggagagcataGGCAGGacaagaaaggaggaggagagggagagcataGGCAGGacaagaaaggaggaggagagggagagcataGGGAGGacaagaaaggaggaggagagggagagcataGGGAGGacaagaaaggaggaggagagggaggcataG